Proteins encoded together in one Variovorax paradoxus window:
- the rpmB gene encoding 50S ribosomal protein L28 — MARVCDVTGKGPMVGNNVSHANNKTKRRFLPNLQYRRFWVETENRWVRLRVSSAALRLIDKNGIDAVLADLRARGQA, encoded by the coding sequence ATGGCACGCGTATGCGACGTAACGGGCAAAGGCCCGATGGTCGGAAACAATGTTTCCCACGCCAACAACAAAACCAAGCGCCGGTTCCTGCCGAACCTGCAATACCGCCGTTTCTGGGTCGAGACTGAAAACCGCTGGGTTCGCCTGCGTGTTTCGAGCGCCGCGCTGCGCCTGATCGACAAGAACGGCATCGACGCCGTGCTCGCAGACCTGCGCGCACGCGGCCAAGCTTAA
- a CDS encoding replication-associated recombination protein A: MATSSHQPLAERLRPKTLGEVIGQQHLLGPGMPLRIAFESGQPHSCILWGPPGTGKTTIARLMADAFDAQFLSISAVLGGVKDIREAVERATAARDGLEQQRTIVFVDEVHRFNKSQQDAFLPHVESGLFTFIGATTENPSFEVNSALLSRAAVYVLQPLTEADLKQIVAKAQAIQAVPAIEGAAIDRLVAYADGDARRLLNTLETLAVAAKAEKLGNITDEWLLRVLGERMRRYDKGGEQFYDTISALHKSVRGSDPDASLYWFVRMLDGGADPRYMARRLVRMASEDIGLADPRALRLALDAAEVYERLGTPEGELALAECVIYLAMAPKSNAVYTAYNAVRALIKKDSTRPVPMHLRNAPTKLMKELDYGKGYRYAHDEEGGFAAGERYLPDGLEGQVFYQPVERGLEIRIAEKLRELRRLNGQHDE, translated from the coding sequence TTGGCCACCAGTTCGCATCAACCCCTTGCCGAGCGCCTGCGTCCGAAGACGCTGGGCGAGGTGATCGGCCAGCAGCATCTGCTGGGGCCGGGCATGCCGCTGCGCATTGCCTTCGAGTCGGGTCAGCCGCATTCATGCATTCTCTGGGGGCCGCCCGGCACCGGCAAGACCACCATTGCGCGCCTGATGGCCGATGCCTTCGATGCGCAGTTCCTCAGCATCAGCGCCGTGCTCGGCGGCGTGAAGGACATCCGCGAGGCGGTCGAGCGCGCCACCGCGGCGCGGGACGGCCTTGAGCAGCAGCGGACCATCGTCTTCGTCGACGAAGTGCACCGGTTCAACAAGAGCCAGCAGGACGCATTCCTGCCGCATGTGGAATCGGGGCTTTTCACCTTCATTGGCGCCACCACCGAAAACCCGTCGTTCGAGGTCAACTCGGCCCTGCTTTCGCGGGCGGCGGTGTATGTGCTGCAGCCGCTCACCGAGGCCGATCTGAAGCAGATCGTGGCCAAGGCGCAGGCCATCCAGGCCGTGCCCGCCATCGAAGGCGCGGCCATCGACCGGCTCGTTGCCTATGCCGACGGCGACGCACGGCGCCTGCTCAATACGCTCGAAACGCTGGCGGTGGCCGCCAAGGCCGAGAAGCTCGGCAACATCACGGACGAATGGCTGCTGCGCGTGCTCGGCGAGCGCATGCGGCGCTACGACAAGGGCGGCGAGCAGTTCTACGACACCATCAGCGCGCTGCACAAGTCGGTGCGCGGCAGCGACCCCGACGCGTCGCTCTACTGGTTTGTGCGCATGCTCGACGGCGGCGCCGACCCGCGCTACATGGCGCGGCGGCTGGTGCGCATGGCCAGCGAGGACATCGGCCTGGCCGATCCGCGCGCGCTGCGGCTGGCGCTCGACGCGGCCGAGGTCTATGAGCGGCTCGGCACGCCGGAGGGCGAGCTCGCGCTGGCCGAGTGCGTGATCTACCTGGCCATGGCGCCCAAGTCGAATGCCGTCTACACCGCGTACAACGCCGTGCGCGCGCTCATCAAGAAAGACAGCACGCGTCCCGTGCCGATGCACCTGCGCAATGCGCCCACCAAGCTCATGAAAGAGCTCGACTACGGCAAGGGCTACCGCTACGCGCACGACGAGGAGGGCGGGTTCGCCGCAGGCGAGCGTTACCTGCCCGACGGCCTCGAGGGCCAGGTTTTCTACCAGCCTGTGGAACGCGGACTCGAGATCCGCATAGCAGAAAAATTGCGCGAACTCCGCCGCCTCAACGGCCAGCACGATGAGTAA
- a CDS encoding RsmB/NOP family class I SAM-dependent RNA methyltransferase, with the protein MHPKALLEATADLVGLVLKFDHPADQVVSRFFRDHREFGPRERATLAETVYTVLRKKLLFDHLSPSGSGSKERRMAILGFHGPRDFLKSALNDTEKRWLDNCDAVKPEDLLERHRHNLPEWLVAPLKAQLGDGFWPLVESLQQPAPLDLRVNALTDKRAEVKAELAKAAIKSEVTPFSPWGLRIDGKPALTKLDAFARGAVEVQDEGSQLLALLLDAKRGEMVVDFCAGAGGKTLAIGATMRNTGRLYAFDTSAHRLDALKPRLARSKLSNVHPAAIAHERDERIKRLAGKIDRVLVDAPCSGLGTLRRNPDLKWRQSPKSVEELTVKQAAILQSAARLLKSGGRLIYATCSVLPEENEAIAEAFSAANPDFVPQDAAELLQGLKVEGFEALCAGGPDGHRYLRLWPHRHATDGFFAAVWNRK; encoded by the coding sequence ATGCACCCCAAAGCCCTGTTGGAGGCCACCGCCGATCTGGTCGGCCTTGTCCTGAAATTCGATCACCCGGCCGACCAGGTCGTTTCGCGCTTTTTTCGCGACCACCGCGAGTTCGGCCCCCGTGAACGCGCCACCCTTGCCGAGACGGTCTACACCGTCTTGCGCAAGAAGCTCCTGTTCGACCACCTGTCGCCCTCGGGCAGCGGCTCCAAGGAGCGCCGCATGGCGATCCTCGGCTTTCATGGCCCGCGCGACTTCCTGAAAAGCGCGCTCAACGACACCGAAAAGCGCTGGCTCGACAACTGCGATGCCGTCAAGCCGGAAGACCTGCTGGAACGCCATCGCCACAACCTGCCTGAATGGCTGGTCGCGCCGCTCAAGGCCCAACTGGGCGACGGTTTCTGGCCGCTGGTCGAAAGCCTGCAGCAGCCCGCGCCGCTCGACCTTCGGGTCAATGCCCTCACGGATAAACGGGCTGAAGTCAAGGCAGAGCTTGCCAAGGCTGCTATCAAATCTGAAGTAACGCCGTTCTCGCCGTGGGGCTTGCGGATCGACGGCAAGCCGGCGCTGACCAAGCTGGACGCTTTTGCCCGAGGCGCCGTCGAAGTGCAGGACGAGGGCTCCCAATTGCTGGCGCTGCTGCTGGACGCCAAGCGAGGAGAAATGGTGGTCGATTTCTGTGCCGGCGCCGGCGGCAAGACGCTGGCGATTGGCGCGACCATGCGCAACACTGGCCGGCTCTACGCCTTCGACACCTCCGCGCATCGGCTCGACGCGCTCAAGCCGCGGCTCGCGCGCAGCAAGCTTTCGAACGTTCATCCGGCGGCCATTGCGCACGAGCGCGACGAACGCATCAAGCGCCTGGCCGGCAAGATCGACCGGGTGCTGGTCGACGCCCCGTGCTCGGGCCTGGGCACGCTGCGCCGCAATCCCGACCTGAAATGGCGCCAGTCTCCCAAGTCGGTCGAGGAACTGACGGTCAAGCAGGCGGCCATCCTGCAAAGCGCGGCACGTCTGCTGAAATCGGGCGGGCGTCTCATTTATGCCACCTGCAGCGTGCTGCCGGAGGAAAACGAGGCCATTGCCGAGGCTTTCAGCGCGGCCAACCCCGATTTCGTGCCCCAGGATGCCGCAGAACTGCTGCAGGGCCTCAAGGTAGAGGGTTTCGAGGCCCTTTGCGCCGGCGGTCCGGACGGCCACCGCTACCTGCGGCTATGGCCGCACCGGCACGCCACGGACGGTTTCTTTGCGGCCGTGTGGAACCGCAAATAG
- the trxB gene encoding thioredoxin-disulfide reductase, producing MSAPQHAKVLILGSGPAGYTAAVYAARANLQPLLITGIAQGGQLMTTTEVDNWPADVHGVQGPELMQRFLEHAERFKTQIVFDHINKVDLSSRPFTLTGDSGTYTCDSLIIATGASAKYLGLDSEQKFMGRGVSACATCDGFFYREQEVCVIGGGNTAVEEALYLANIANKVTLVHRRDKFRAEPILIDKVKEKVAEGKIVLKLHSELDQVLGDDTGVTGIRIKNTQTGATEQIDLKGCFIAIGHHPNTDIFQGQLEMKDNYILTRSGLQGFATMTSIPGVFAAGDVQDNVYRQAITSAGTGCMAALDAQRFLEQDGTL from the coding sequence ATGTCCGCTCCCCAACACGCCAAGGTTTTGATTCTCGGCTCCGGCCCGGCCGGCTATACCGCCGCTGTCTATGCAGCACGCGCAAACCTGCAGCCTTTGCTGATTACAGGCATTGCCCAAGGCGGGCAATTGATGACAACCACGGAGGTCGACAATTGGCCGGCCGATGTGCACGGGGTGCAAGGGCCCGAACTGATGCAGCGTTTTCTTGAGCACGCCGAGCGTTTCAAGACACAAATCGTTTTCGATCACATTAACAAAGTAGATCTAAGCAGCCGTCCATTTACATTGACGGGCGACAGCGGCACTTACACCTGCGATTCGTTGATCATTGCAACAGGCGCTTCCGCCAAGTATCTGGGGCTCGATTCAGAACAGAAATTCATGGGCCGCGGCGTTTCCGCCTGCGCAACCTGTGACGGTTTCTTCTATCGCGAACAGGAAGTGTGCGTAATCGGCGGCGGCAATACGGCCGTCGAAGAAGCGCTGTATCTCGCCAACATTGCAAACAAGGTCACACTGGTTCATCGCCGGGACAAGTTCCGCGCCGAGCCCATCCTGATCGACAAGGTCAAGGAAAAAGTGGCCGAAGGCAAGATCGTGCTGAAGCTGCACAGCGAGCTCGACCAGGTGCTCGGCGACGACACGGGCGTGACGGGCATCCGGATCAAGAACACGCAGACCGGCGCGACCGAGCAGATCGATCTCAAGGGCTGCTTCATTGCCATCGGGCATCATCCCAACACCGACATCTTCCAGGGCCAACTGGAGATGAAGGACAACTACATCCTGACCCGCTCGGGCCTGCAAGGTTTCGCAACGATGACCAGCATTCCAGGCGTCTTTGCCGCTGGCGACGTTCAGGACAACGTGTACCGCCAAGCCATCACGAGCGCGGGCACCGGCTGCATGGCCGCGCTGGACGCCCAGCGCTTCCTGGAGCAGGACGGCACGCTCTAG
- the rpmG gene encoding 50S ribosomal protein L33, with amino-acid sequence MATSKGGREKIKLESTAGTGHFYTTSKNKKTMPEKMSIMKFDPKARKHVEYKEIKLK; translated from the coding sequence ATGGCAACGAGCAAAGGCGGACGCGAAAAGATCAAGCTGGAATCCACCGCGGGTACCGGCCACTTCTACACGACCAGCAAGAACAAGAAGACGATGCCTGAAAAGATGTCGATCATGAAGTTCGACCCGAAGGCGCGCAAGCACGTCGAATACAAGGAAATCAAGCTGAAGTAA
- the lolA gene encoding outer membrane lipoprotein chaperone LolA produces MKFRHWLLIGLLSSANAWAGGLESLEAFVKTVKSGRAEFTQTVTAPPREGQPGRTKTSTGTFEFQRPGKFKFDYQKPFAQVIVADGKTLWLYDADLNQVTQRAQSQALGSTPAALIAAAPDLRALQADFALEAAPERDGLQWVKATPKNKDGQLQNVLVGFQGDSLAGLEILDSFGQRSVLKFNKVEVNPALNASVFEFKAPAGADVIKQ; encoded by the coding sequence TTGAAATTTCGTCATTGGCTGTTGATCGGCCTTCTCTCATCCGCCAACGCCTGGGCCGGGGGCCTGGAGAGCCTCGAAGCCTTCGTGAAGACGGTCAAGTCGGGCCGTGCCGAATTCACCCAGACCGTTACGGCGCCCCCGCGCGAAGGGCAGCCCGGCCGCACCAAGACCTCGACCGGTACCTTCGAATTCCAGCGCCCCGGCAAATTTAAGTTCGACTATCAAAAGCCGTTCGCCCAAGTCATCGTGGCCGACGGCAAGACGCTCTGGCTGTACGACGCCGACCTGAACCAGGTGACGCAGCGCGCTCAGTCACAGGCGCTGGGCTCCACGCCGGCCGCATTGATTGCGGCCGCGCCGGACCTGCGCGCGCTGCAGGCCGATTTCGCGCTCGAAGCAGCGCCCGAGCGCGACGGCCTGCAGTGGGTCAAGGCCACGCCCAAGAACAAGGACGGCCAGCTGCAGAATGTGCTGGTCGGCTTCCAGGGCGATTCCTTGGCGGGGCTCGAGATTCTCGACAGCTTCGGACAGCGCTCGGTGCTCAAGTTCAACAAGGTCGAGGTGAACCCGGCGCTCAATGCCAGCGTGTTCGAATTCAAGGCGCCGGCCGGTGCCGACGTCATCAAGCAATAG
- a CDS encoding DesA family fatty acid desaturase produces MLIPDSAVLSAAIDWLGHGLWDLTWWQIVLYTLVTTHITIAAVTIFLHRTQTHRAMDLGPIPSHFFRFWLWLGTGMVTKEWVAIHRKHHAKCESEEDPHSPQVKGIDEVLWRGAELYRAESKNKETMDRYGHGTPDDWIERNLYTRYSWQGVGLMLVINLALFGVLGLTVWAVQMLWIPITAAGIINGIGHYWGYRNFEAPDASRNVSPWGLIIGGEELHNNHHTYPTSAKFSVKKYEFDIGWVYIQMMQAIGWAKVKKVPPKMQMGDIQPVANEKTLEAVIANRYEVMAGYAREMRRVTKAELIALKTKGGDISVLKAAKNWLHRDDDKVPASARTHLVQARAAHPVIDKMVTMREELRQLWLNTSQSREQLAADLAAWCHRAEASGIAGLREFSTRLRAARA; encoded by the coding sequence ATGTTGATTCCTGACTCTGCCGTTTTGAGCGCGGCCATCGACTGGCTCGGACACGGCTTGTGGGACCTGACATGGTGGCAAATCGTGTTGTACACGCTCGTCACCACGCACATCACGATCGCCGCGGTCACCATCTTCCTGCACCGTACGCAGACGCACCGTGCGATGGACCTGGGGCCGATCCCGTCGCATTTCTTCCGTTTCTGGCTCTGGCTGGGCACCGGCATGGTCACCAAGGAATGGGTTGCCATTCACCGCAAGCACCACGCCAAGTGCGAATCCGAAGAAGATCCGCACAGCCCGCAGGTCAAGGGCATCGACGAAGTGCTCTGGCGCGGCGCCGAGCTGTATCGCGCCGAGTCCAAGAACAAGGAAACGATGGATCGCTACGGTCACGGCACGCCCGACGACTGGATCGAGCGCAACCTGTACACCCGCTACAGCTGGCAAGGCGTGGGCCTGATGCTGGTCATCAACCTGGCACTCTTCGGCGTGCTCGGCCTGACCGTCTGGGCAGTGCAGATGCTGTGGATCCCGATCACGGCGGCCGGCATCATCAACGGCATTGGCCACTACTGGGGTTACCGCAACTTCGAGGCGCCCGACGCCAGCCGCAATGTCTCGCCGTGGGGCCTGATCATCGGCGGTGAAGAGCTGCACAACAACCACCACACGTATCCCACGTCGGCCAAGTTCTCGGTCAAGAAGTACGAATTCGACATCGGCTGGGTCTACATCCAGATGATGCAGGCGATCGGCTGGGCCAAGGTCAAGAAGGTGCCGCCGAAGATGCAGATGGGCGATATCCAGCCCGTGGCCAACGAAAAGACGCTCGAGGCCGTCATTGCCAACCGCTATGAGGTCATGGCCGGCTACGCCCGCGAAATGCGCCGCGTGACCAAGGCCGAGCTGATTGCCCTCAAGACCAAGGGCGGCGATATCTCGGTGCTCAAGGCGGCCAAGAACTGGCTGCACCGCGACGACGACAAGGTGCCGGCATCGGCCCGCACGCACCTGGTGCAGGCGCGCGCCGCACACCCGGTAATCGACAAGATGGTGACGATGCGCGAAGAGCTGCGCCAGCTCTGGCTCAACACTTCGCAATCGCGCGAGCAACTGGCTGCCGACCTGGCTGCCTGGTGCCATCGTGCTGAAGCGAGCGGCATTGCCGGTTTGCGCGAGTTCTCGACCCGACTGCGCGCGGCACGGGCCTGA
- a CDS encoding Crp/Fnr family transcriptional regulator, which produces MSMLSNLELLRRVPLFASLTSSQSSSIADAIVKKRLKRAEVIVEQGKKSDALYIILTGRARVTSADSRGREVILATLHPGDYIGEMSLIDDEPHSATVRTEIQCDVLMLGRDAFARCLPENSSMAYNIMRGLVQRLRHADRKIESLALMDVYGRVARSLLEFAIEDGAGNLKVRDKISRQDLAKMVGASREMVSRVMKDLEERGFVQTQDDGSMLVKDRLLSLT; this is translated from the coding sequence ATGTCGATGCTGTCCAATCTTGAATTGCTGCGGCGCGTTCCGCTGTTTGCTTCGCTGACATCCTCGCAGTCGTCGAGCATCGCGGACGCGATCGTCAAGAAGCGCCTCAAGCGAGCTGAAGTCATCGTGGAGCAGGGCAAGAAGTCCGATGCGCTCTACATCATTCTCACCGGCCGCGCGCGCGTTACCAGCGCCGACAGCCGCGGGCGCGAGGTGATTCTTGCCACCCTGCACCCGGGCGACTACATCGGCGAAATGAGCCTGATCGACGACGAGCCGCACTCGGCCACGGTGCGCACCGAAATCCAGTGCGACGTGCTCATGCTGGGACGTGATGCGTTTGCACGCTGCCTGCCCGAAAACTCCTCCATGGCCTACAACATCATGCGCGGCCTTGTGCAGCGCCTGCGTCATGCCGACCGCAAGATCGAATCGCTCGCGCTCATGGACGTGTATGGCCGCGTGGCGCGCTCGCTGCTCGAGTTCGCGATTGAAGACGGCGCGGGCAATCTCAAGGTGCGGGACAAGATCTCCCGCCAGGATCTTGCGAAAATGGTCGGTGCCTCGCGTGAAATGGTGAGCCGCGTGATGAAGGACCTCGAGGAGCGCGGATTTGTCCAGACCCAGGACGACGGCTCCATGCTTGTCAAGGATCGGCTCCTGTCGCTGACCTGA
- a CDS encoding DNA translocase FtsK has product MTYSLNTLQSSSAAEGQPVRVRAMRFAHEITLIAGFAALLFWLLAMLSFTPSDAAWSTSGTGGEIKNWAGRVGAWLADGSYFLAGYSVWWCLAAGLRAWLSSLANWLRGGEASPAEQPVRGRFNRSRLAFWFGLVLLLCASTVLEWSRLYRLESHLPGSGGGALGYLVGPASVRWLGFTGSALVAIAAGVIGSALVFRFSWSLIAERIGARAYSLFESRREKRELAADIAMGKQAARERAEAEEPVFSREMGGGIEPMGADDDEELRIEPRPKRRAPSPPVQIEPAMTEVPRSDRVVKERQKPLFKELPDSKLPQVDLLDAAQARQETVSPDTLEMTSRMIEKKLKDFGVEVRVVLASPGPVITRYEIEPATGVKGSQIVGLAKDLARSLSLVSIRVVETIPGKNYMALELPNAKRQSIKLSEILGSQVYNEGKSFLTMGLGKDIIGNPVVADLAKMPHVLVAGTTGSGKSVGINAMILSLLYKAEARDVRLLMIDPKMLEMSVYEGIPHLLAPVVTDMRQAAHGLNWCVAEMERRYKLMSKLGVRNLAGYNTKIDEAKAREEFIYNPFSLTPDDPEPLKREPHIVVVIDELADLMMVVGKKIEELIARLAQKARAAGIHLILATQRPSVDVITGLIKANIPTRIAFQVSSKIDSRTILDQMGAEALLGMGDMLYMPSGTGLPIRVHGAFVSDEEVHRVVAYLKSQGEPDYIEGVLEGGTVDGDGDMLGEGGDAEKDPMYDQAVEVVLKNRKASISLVQRHLKIGYNRAARLVEDMEKAGLVSAMSGSGQREILVPARAE; this is encoded by the coding sequence ATGACCTATTCGCTCAATACGCTTCAATCTTCTTCGGCCGCCGAGGGGCAGCCCGTGCGCGTGCGCGCCATGCGCTTCGCCCACGAAATCACGCTGATCGCCGGGTTTGCCGCGTTGCTGTTCTGGCTGCTCGCCATGCTGAGTTTCACGCCTTCGGACGCAGCCTGGTCGACCTCCGGCACGGGGGGAGAAATCAAGAACTGGGCGGGCCGCGTCGGTGCATGGCTGGCGGACGGCAGCTATTTCCTGGCCGGCTACTCTGTCTGGTGGTGCTTGGCCGCGGGGCTGCGGGCATGGCTTTCTTCTCTTGCCAACTGGTTGCGCGGAGGCGAGGCTTCGCCCGCCGAGCAGCCTGTACGCGGCAGGTTCAACCGCAGCAGGCTGGCGTTCTGGTTCGGCCTGGTCCTGTTGCTCTGCGCAAGCACCGTGCTCGAGTGGTCGCGCCTGTACCGGCTCGAATCGCATCTGCCGGGCTCCGGAGGCGGCGCTCTTGGTTATCTGGTCGGCCCAGCAAGCGTGCGCTGGCTTGGCTTTACGGGGTCGGCACTGGTGGCCATTGCCGCTGGCGTGATCGGTTCTGCGCTGGTGTTCCGCTTTTCGTGGAGCCTGATTGCCGAGCGCATCGGCGCGCGCGCGTACTCGCTGTTCGAGTCGCGGCGCGAAAAGCGCGAACTGGCGGCCGACATTGCCATGGGCAAGCAGGCCGCCCGCGAGCGCGCGGAGGCCGAGGAACCCGTGTTCTCGCGCGAAATGGGTGGCGGCATCGAACCGATGGGCGCCGACGACGACGAAGAGTTGCGCATCGAGCCGCGTCCCAAGCGGCGTGCGCCGTCTCCGCCGGTGCAGATCGAGCCCGCGATGACCGAGGTGCCCAGGAGCGACCGTGTCGTCAAGGAGCGCCAGAAGCCGCTCTTCAAGGAGCTGCCCGACAGCAAGCTGCCGCAGGTCGACCTGCTCGACGCCGCGCAGGCTCGCCAGGAAACCGTTTCTCCCGATACGCTCGAGATGACCTCGCGCATGATCGAGAAAAAGCTCAAGGACTTCGGCGTCGAGGTGCGCGTGGTGCTGGCCTCCCCGGGCCCCGTGATCACGCGCTACGAAATCGAGCCCGCCACGGGCGTCAAGGGCTCGCAGATCGTCGGCCTCGCCAAGGATCTTGCGCGCTCGCTCTCGCTGGTCTCGATCCGCGTGGTCGAAACCATTCCGGGCAAGAACTACATGGCGCTCGAGTTGCCGAACGCCAAGCGCCAGTCGATCAAGCTCAGCGAAATCCTGGGCTCGCAGGTCTACAACGAAGGCAAGTCGTTCCTCACGATGGGCCTCGGCAAGGACATCATCGGCAACCCCGTGGTGGCCGATCTTGCAAAGATGCCTCACGTGCTGGTGGCCGGTACCACCGGCTCGGGCAAGTCGGTCGGTATCAACGCAATGATCCTGTCGCTGCTCTACAAGGCCGAGGCGCGCGACGTGCGCTTGCTCATGATCGACCCGAAGATGCTCGAAATGTCGGTCTACGAAGGCATTCCGCACCTGCTGGCGCCCGTGGTCACCGACATGCGCCAGGCTGCGCACGGCCTGAACTGGTGCGTGGCCGAAATGGAGCGCCGCTACAAGCTCATGAGCAAGCTGGGCGTGCGCAACCTGGCCGGCTACAACACCAAGATCGACGAAGCCAAAGCCCGCGAAGAGTTCATCTACAACCCCTTCAGCCTCACGCCCGATGATCCCGAGCCGCTCAAGCGCGAGCCGCACATCGTCGTCGTGATCGACGAATTGGCCGACCTGATGATGGTGGTCGGCAAGAAGATCGAAGAGCTGATCGCCCGCCTGGCACAAAAGGCGCGCGCCGCAGGCATCCACCTCATTCTTGCCACCCAGCGCCCCAGCGTCGACGTGATTACCGGCCTGATCAAGGCGAACATTCCGACCCGCATTGCATTTCAGGTGTCGAGCAAGATCGACAGCCGCACCATCCTCGACCAGATGGGCGCCGAAGCGCTGCTCGGCATGGGCGACATGCTCTACATGCCCAGCGGCACCGGCCTGCCGATCCGCGTGCATGGCGCCTTCGTGAGCGACGAAGAAGTGCACCGCGTGGTGGCATACCTCAAGAGCCAGGGCGAGCCCGACTACATCGAAGGCGTGCTCGAAGGCGGCACGGTCGACGGCGATGGCGATATGCTGGGCGAAGGCGGCGACGCCGAGAAAGACCCGATGTACGACCAGGCAGTGGAAGTGGTGCTCAAGAACCGCAAGGCCAGCATCTCGCTGGTGCAGCGCCACCTGAAGATCGGCTACAACCGCGCGGCGCGGCTGGTCGAAGACATGGAAAAGGCGGGCTTGGTCAGCGCCATGAGCGGCAGCGGGCAGCGCGAAATCCTGGTGCCCGCACGCGCGGAATAA
- a CDS encoding branched-chain amino acid ABC transporter permease yields MEILLQQIINGLVLGSMYALIALGYTMVYGIINLINFAHGEVLMVGALTSWTIIGLMQESMPGTPGWLILVISLVIACIVAATLNFVIEKVAYRPLRNSPKLAPLITAIGMSILLQTLAMIIWKPTNKAYPNLLSTTPIEVGGAVISPTQVMILSVTAFSLVVLMWLVNYTKLGRAMRATAENPRVAALMGIRPDMVISATFIIGAVLAAIAGVMYASNYGIAQHAMGFLPGLKAFTAAVFGGIGNLAGAVVGGILLGLIEAIGSGYIGSITGGVLGSNYSDIFAFIVLIVMLTLRPSGLLGERVADRA; encoded by the coding sequence ATGGAAATTTTGCTGCAGCAGATCATCAACGGTCTGGTCCTGGGCAGCATGTATGCCTTGATAGCCTTGGGCTACACAATGGTGTACGGCATCATCAATCTGATCAACTTTGCGCACGGCGAAGTGCTGATGGTGGGGGCGCTTACAAGCTGGACCATCATCGGGCTCATGCAGGAATCGATGCCCGGCACACCCGGCTGGTTGATCCTCGTCATCTCGCTGGTCATTGCCTGCATAGTGGCCGCCACGCTCAACTTCGTGATCGAGAAGGTTGCCTACCGGCCCCTTCGCAACAGCCCCAAGCTCGCTCCGCTCATCACTGCCATCGGCATGTCGATCCTGCTGCAGACGCTGGCAATGATCATCTGGAAGCCCACCAACAAGGCCTATCCCAACCTGCTGTCGACCACACCCATCGAGGTGGGCGGCGCGGTGATCTCGCCCACGCAGGTCATGATCCTGAGCGTTACGGCGTTCTCGCTCGTGGTGCTCATGTGGCTGGTCAACTACACCAAGCTCGGCCGCGCGATGCGTGCCACTGCCGAGAACCCGCGCGTCGCGGCGCTCATGGGCATCCGGCCCGACATGGTCATTTCGGCCACGTTCATCATCGGCGCCGTGCTCGCGGCCATTGCAGGCGTCATGTACGCCTCGAACTACGGCATTGCGCAGCACGCCATGGGCTTCCTGCCCGGCCTCAAGGCCTTTACCGCAGCGGTCTTCGGCGGCATCGGCAATCTCGCCGGCGCGGTGGTCGGCGGCATTCTGCTCGGGCTGATCGAAGCCATCGGCTCCGGCTACATCGGCTCCATTACCGGCGGCGTGCTCGGCAGCAACTACAGCGACATCTTCGCTTTCATCGTGTTGATCGTCATGCTCACGCTGCGGCCTTCCGGCCTGCTCGGCGAACGCGTGGCCGATCGGGCCTGA